The following proteins are co-located in the Vigna angularis cultivar LongXiaoDou No.4 chromosome 2, ASM1680809v1, whole genome shotgun sequence genome:
- the LOC108326907 gene encoding cyclic dof factor 2 yields MSQTEKDPGIRLFGRKIPVPECQIPANSGPTDALSSIKKEEELGRPSECGENSEKQEKSSDSRDSKQELEHKVQENEPIVNPKPAEDNTENGGSDQDKVLKKPDKILRCPRCNSLDTKFCYFNNYNVNQPRHFCKNCQRYWTAGGTMRNVPIGAGRRKNKHLASQYRHIIVSSNGIPASRLETEDASGFQHVTNLESSVPFRSSADSSTVLKFGPDTTLCESMDSMLNLRDDRRCVDASSINRAEYAGEPSLCGSSVTNNSTQGNELSEHKTSNWLQCYPVPPWVLTYPGWNNVSSVEAVHQSSAPMCSPYNTGPAAMQWCPTAMVAIPGMCPPSIPFQVVPPSCWSGTTHWNAGTGTVSIGSNACLSPSSSTSNSCCSGNGSPTLGKHARDTVFADEEKSDKCVLVPKTIRTDASNEASKCPIRAALSIKPDQQKKIEPKEGKDRVLGASQILEANPAAISRAHAFQESI; encoded by the exons ATGTCTCAGACAGAGAAGGATCCGGGTATCAGGCTATTTGGCAGGAAGATTCCGGTGCCGGAATGTCAGATTCCGGCCAACTCTGGACCCACG GATGCTTTGAGCAGCATAAAAAAGGAGGAGGAACTGGGAAGACCCAGTGAATGTGGAGAAAACtctgaaaaacaagaaaaatctTCTGATTCAAGAGATAGTAAACAAGAGTTAGAGCATAAAGTGCAGGAAAATGAGCCAATAGTAAATCCCAAACCCGCGGAAGATAACACGGAGAATGGTGGCTCAGACCAAGATAAAGTCTTAAAGAAACCAGACAAGATTCTTCGGTGTCCACGATGTAACAGTTTGGACACcaagttttgttattttaacAACTACAACGTTAACCAACCTAGGCATTTCTGCAAGAACTGTCAAAGGTATTGGACTGCTGGTGGAACAATGAGAAATGTTCCCATAGGTGCTGGGAGACGGAAGAACAAACACCTAGCTTCTCAATACCGACACATTATAGTATCCTCTAATGGAATTCCTGCATCCAGACTAGAAACTGAGGACGCATCTGGTTTCCAACATGTCACAAATCTTGAATCCTCGGTTCCTTTCAGGTCTTCAGCAGATAGCAGCACTGTTTTGAAATTTGGGCCAGATACCACTCTTTGTGAATCAATGGATTCAATGCTTAATCTTAGAGACGATAGAAGATGTGTTGATGCAAGTTCTATAAACCGTGCAGAGTATGCTGGGGAACCATCTTTGTGTGGGTCTTCTGTGACGAACAACAGTACTCAGGGAAATGAATTATCAGAACACAAGACATCAAATTGGTTACAATGCTACCCTGTTCCTCCATGGGTGTTAACTTATCCGGGTTGGAATAATGTGAGTTCCGTGGAAGCAGTTCATCAGTCTTCAGCACCAATGTGTAGTCCATACAACACTGGTCCTGCAGCAATGCAATGGTGTCCCACAGCAATGGTGGCAATTCCTGGCATGTGTCCACCCAGCATTCCTTTTCAGGTTGTTCCACCATCATGCTGGAGTGGAACAACGCATTGGAATGCTGGAACTGGGACAGTGTCCATAGGATCCAATGCTTGCCTTTCGCCATCGTCCTCCACCAGTAACAGTTGTTGCTCAGGCAATGGCTCCCCAACCCTTGGAAAACATGCAAGAGATACTGTTTTTGCTGATGAAGAGAAATCAGATAAGTGTGTTTTGGTTCCAAAGACCATCAGAACCGATGCCTCTAACGAGGCCTCAAAATGTCCTATAAGGGCTGCATTAAGCATCAAGCCTGATCAACAGAAGAAAATTGAACCAAAAGAAGGCAAAGATCGTGTGTTGGGTGCCTCTCAAATCTTGGAAGCCAATCCAGCAGCTATTTCTCGTGCTCATGCATTTCAGGAGAGCATATAG